The DNA sequence tcaggagatgtgtcgcgctgcatgagccaaatggtggtcacaccagatactgactggttatatgatccacgcccctaccctttttttaaggtatctgtgaccaacagatacatatctgtatttccagtcatgtgaaatccatagatgaatgaatttatttcaattaactgatttccttatatgaactgtaactcagtaaaatctttgacattcttgcatgttgcgttttatttttgttcagtgtagaattaAGAGAAGAAACTATGCATTCTCTCTCTACTTGTCTcatttccctttctctcccttcctcctctgatgTGTCCATATAGGAGATGTGTGAGCTGATCCCAGCTGACCAGCAGCACCTGTCtgccaggagagagaggagggaccaGCTTCTCATGGGCCTGGCCAAGCTCAAGAAGTGACCCCAGGACTATCACCACCACTGATGAACAGGGTGGGATGGGgtatgggactctgctgtccatCACTCAGCCAAAGAGCATGGTGATAAGAATGACCTGATCTCTCAGTGGTGCTTACACTGGGGATGTTACTGAATACTGTAGCCCTGAGTCCTCAAACACAATCAATCAACTCATCTGGGATGTTACAGTAGCCCTCACACACAATAAACCAATCTAGGGATTGATTACCATGTCATCTCAGAAATCTAACCACCACATGTTTTATGCAATCAACAAGTTGATCAGACAAGGGAATTAATGGTTTGGTCATACCACAATGGCTTCTTGAATTATGTATACGAAATGTTAATGTGAAAACCTTATGGGAGATTTTTTTATTAAAATTGTGAATTTCTCAAGAATGTTAATACATTTGAATTTTTCCTTCACAATAACACAGATGCACAACAAACAGTGTTCTGTACTATATCTGGTATTTTCCTTAGGTCTCCCAAAAGAGCAGAATCGCTAGATTGATCTTCAGTCACCATAACTTCATGCCTACTTTGTTGTGGTAATCTTGATTTTACAGAGGAAGTTTACATCATCACTTGACCAAGCTGACTGTCTCATGACGAtttagcccttgatcatgactctcagttccattacattacgcagaagagtcattggacgaaggctTCTTCTGtaggggggagttttgttaagaccCGGAACGCTCGGTCTGAACGTTAACACGCATTGCTTGCGGTAatgttttggaagcataaggaccttatctttcatatcggcGGGAAATAATCATACTAATAACAAAAAAAAGTTACATtaatacacacctttatagggttagggttcccacacggacatatttccatgttacagcgcttgtttaggGAGACAGAGTGGACTACCTTCGCTAGTTGGCTATCTGAGTctctgaacacctgtgtgtaaatggAAGACAGACGCCACAAACACGATGTCACTGAAACATACTGCCGACTGCAACTTGTGCTAAAACTGGTTAAAGCAgtgtgatgtgatatgaaagtagagggatttatgtttctagaaccatgCTGCAATTGAGACTATTCACGTTTatatggagtatttggctgttttggcttccagagccaattcGCCCTTTAAACAGgacatgtaaggtccttggactaaggAGTAATATTAGGCTCCTTCAGTCCAATATTGGGCTAATGATGACTGTGTGCTTTATAGCTTGAACCTTAAATTAACACTGAATTCAAGTGTATCTGTCTGAAGTGTCTATAATCAGtcaatgtgaaattaatgtgatTGTTTTTGCTTCAAATAAACAAATCACAGTGTATTTCAGTGAAATTAGTTCAAACTACACGACCGACACATTAATCTAAAAGTTACACACTCCTGAACAGACTTCCGTTTTCTGATGAGCGCTGTTTTTCTACGTCCCGCCCCCTAGCAGGTGGATTATCCTCAAGTGAAGATCATAAAAACTCCGGTACATCTCATCAGAGTGCACACGCGCAGCTTTCACAGTCAGACCTACTTCCAAACAACTCACTTTTCCCCTCTGCTTTGTTTGGAGTTTCTTGAAACGACGGCCTTAAAGAGCACCGAAAACTGAAAATAATGGGAGTTTGCTGAAATTCAGAGAAAGTGAGTGCTGTGATTTGTGAATCCGATATTTTGTGGGGCATACTCACCTGTCTTATTCGTCTTTATGTAATGATACAGCCACTGGTGATTGTTTTTATTTCTTCTGATGTTTAGGATTTTAGTAAAGGAATTattgttgtttatttttttccCAATATACAGGTTAGAATTTACAGATTAGAAATTCGACAAGGAAACCGAACATGATATGATTCATTGGCAAATTGTTATGGACAGTTTACATTTTGAATTTGTTTGTTCGTGTAACTTGATTAAAATGCAGTCATAGTAACTAGCAGCAGCCCATTTTAGTAAGTGTATATTATATAATAAACTAATGCTAATTTATTGATTCTCTTAAGTTAATGGAATTCACTTTCTTGTGTACTGTTTGATATGATTATTCATTGTTTACTACACTGTTTTATCCATCTGTCAATATAGCCTCACTTTTGATAGCCAGTGTTGTGTAAAAGTAATTACTTGAAAGAAAACACATACATTATTATATAGTTTGATTAAATTGTATTGGAAAGAAACACCACCTAGTGTTCAATTGAATACTTCATAGTTGGACATTTTGGTTAGGTTTTTCAAATATCTAATTGTAAAAGACAAAATGAAACACTTAACAGTGATATAGGCATACTGGTCTCCTTCCCAGTGCTGTTTGGTTTTCTGAAAATGAAACCTTTTTGAAGTCCACTAAGAACTGAAATTAATTTGTTTCCATTCTTGTGTTCTCCAGGTGGTGAAGCTGCTGTAGAGATGAGTTGGGGGGCTCTGTACGCCCAGCTGGGCGGGGTGAACAAACACTCCACCAGCCTGGGGAAGATATGGCTGTCTGTCCTCTTCATCTTCCGTATCACCATCCTGGTACTGGCTGCAGAGAGCGTGTGGGGAGACGAGCAGTCTGACTTCACCTGCAACACCCAGCAGCCCGGCTGTAAGAACGTCTGCTATGACCACTTCTTCCCTGTGTCGCACATCCGTCTCTGGTGCCTGCAGCTAATCTTCGTGTCTACACCGGCCCTGCTGGTGGCCATGCACGTGGCTTACAGGAAGCGTGGGGACAAGAGGCACATCATCGCCACGGCCTTGCACAGCGGTGGTGATGACAAGACCAGGCAGGTGGACCTGGAGAGCCTGAAGAGGAGGCGTCTGCCCATCACCGGGCCTCTGTGGTGGACCTACACCTGCAGCCTGTTCTTCCGCCTGATCTTTGAGGCTGGCTTTATGTACGCCCTCTACTTTGTTTACGATGGCTTCGCGATGCCTCGTCTGGTGAAGTGTGAGCAGTGGCCCTGCCCCAACAAGGTGGACTGCTTCATCTCACGGCCCACAGAGAAGACCATCTTCACCATCTTCATGGTTGCTTCCTCTGCCATCTGCATGGTGCTCAACGTGGCCGAGCTGGCCTACCTCATCGTCAAGGCCCTGATGAGGTGCTCCACCAGGATGTCTAAGAAGAGCCGCGCCTATGCTCACCCCGATCAAGTGATCACGGCCAAGTCTCTACTACAGAATAAAAAGAACGAGATGCTGCTGTCATCTCTTACTGATTCCTCCAGCAACAAGACTGTGTGAGCACAGCCCAGTGCCAATGTTCTTCCCCATTAGACAACAGAGAACTAGGAAGTAGAAacctatcagtgttttgttaccaTGAGAAGAGAACATGCTTGTGAGGACATACCTGTAGCAGCTGAGAGGACTGGCCTAACCCTGAGTCTGCTTTTGTAGATAATTTTTCAAATTCCAGTCCTCGAGTACAACATCAAC is a window from the Coregonus clupeaformis isolate EN_2021a chromosome 23, ASM2061545v1, whole genome shotgun sequence genome containing:
- the gjb8 gene encoding gap junction protein beta 8 produces the protein MSWGALYAQLGGVNKHSTSLGKIWLSVLFIFRITILVLAAESVWGDEQSDFTCNTQQPGCKNVCYDHFFPVSHIRLWCLQLIFVSTPALLVAMHVAYRKRGDKRHIIATALHSGGDDKTRQVDLESLKRRRLPITGPLWWTYTCSLFFRLIFEAGFMYALYFVYDGFAMPRLVKCEQWPCPNKVDCFISRPTEKTIFTIFMVASSAICMVLNVAELAYLIVKALMRCSTRMSKKSRAYAHPDQVITAKSLLQNKKNEMLLSSLTDSSSNKTV